DNA from Gracilinanus agilis isolate LMUSP501 chromosome 3, AgileGrace, whole genome shotgun sequence:
cactgcactagatgaggactccaaggaacaaaggaaattggggaatgtatataccatttgggaagatccaggggctgggaaagataattgacattatactggtaaggatgggatttacaatcaaggctgggaaaggaatcctagccagaggctagggtgtaagggaaggggctgcttaaacaatggatactaaaggatggttcctgcccaggtgtgtcttcctgggacagggtctttgatacaatggagAAGAttacccaagacaaaagggtatttagcatttaccctggggtccagtattcagtctgcaactgctagcctgagatttccttcagggtggattctcatgggaagagggaagctttgggggtctccagcctacaagctatttctaaaacttggggttcatcagatctcactaagccacaagtttggggtctctataTTCGACATTGACGGCTGTAAATGTGTGTGAAAAAGCTGCTCCTGAACCTTGAGGACTTGAGCTCCAGATTTGTTCCTCGCTTTGTCTGCATTGTATTATaagtatgaaaaataataaaggctgttataataataattattagtaatttaattaaagccatgctgatagataaagttattagaccacgcgcttgtaagcattcaaaacttgccgcctagccataattgttACCTccctcctcccgagtctgctggccaagaggccactccctcctaacccaggagattataaactcttccctgcgttgagacataggcctccccacgcccaaagaaccgggaccggaaacctgttggaccacgggaaatgtagtttgataatttccccgtgtccagaaaatacatatacTTTTGGATGGCAtttctcaaatttcacttttacagtattTGGGacaatggatgaatatttacaaaaatataaattgcctagattaacagcagaagaaatagaatatctaaataatcccatcagaaaaagaaattgaacaagccatcaaagaactgcctaagaaaaaatcaccagggcctgatggattcacaagttaattctatcagacattcaaagagcaactaatcccaatactatacaaattatttgatatgataagcaaagaaggagtcctaccaaattccttttataacacaaatatggtactgattccaaagccagggagatcaaaaacagagaaagaaaactacagaccaatctccctaatgaacatagatgcaaaaatcttaaatagaatactagcaaagagactctagcaagtaatcaagatcatccaccatgatcaggtgggatttataccaggaatgccaggttgattcaacattaggaaaaccatccacataatagaccatatcaacaatttaacaaacaaaaatcatatgattacctcaatagatgccgaaaaagcctttgacaaaatatagtgAGGGAGGCCAAGGCAGGGAGCCGCTTGACCCTTGCAAAACATATCGTTGCAAGACATGGCAAGCAGGCATAGATGTGTCAACACCCTAACTGCAGACCCCTGACAAGTACATAGATGTGTCAATGCCCTAACTGCAAGAGATGCCTGCGAACCCCATAGGCTGATAAGGGGCAGGCATAAAACTCCTGTACTCATGAGCCACAGGTGGAACTCTTAGGCTGAGCTCCCCTGGTGTACACCAGATcaataaaaaaaacccttcttgCTTAATTGCATTGTCTGCTGGTCTTCCTTGGTGGTGGGCTACGACTCGGATCCCAACATTTGGGGGCTCGTCCGCTTTGGTCCCCACCTCGGAACCCCTTGACAGAAGGGCTGAAGGCACTGCCTTGGACCAGACCTTCAGGTGAGCTGAGTGGAGTGTGTGTGGTGATTGAAAGTATGGGGGAGAGGAGGACTCTCGATAGGAATATGGCTTAGTGGATGGCAGATTCTGTGCCTTGTAGACATCCTATGCCAAGCTCCGGGGCCTATCCCATTCTGGGATAAGGGGTTCGCCCCACGGCATCTGTCCAAACCTCCTACCTGTTTCTGGGCCCCGAAAGTACCGCAGTTCTAGTCGACCGCGACTAGGCCAGTTGGGAACCGGGGGAAGCacttgagagggagggagaaggattaCGGTCCAGGGCACTGACTGGGAACTTTCAGGGAGTTTGAGGCCACCCCCCCAGGTGAAGTTCGAGTCCCGCCAGGTAGGCGGAGTTCGAGTTTCCACCAGGTCAAGATTATTCTCAACTAGATAAAAAGACGGGGATGGGGGGGGTTGAGTCCTCCTTGGGAACATATTGCACCCTGTGATTTCTAGGTGACGCCTATAGACAAACTGGGACTTTTTGGCCATAAGGGAGGGGCTGGGTGATCAGCCTATGACAGGCAGTCGCCCACAGCAGGATGTTTTGACTTCACCGGTATCACccccctcctcatcctcctctctgATTTATCTCCTCATTCTCTCAACCTCTGGACCCAAAATGGGCCAAGGCCAGTCCACCCCTCTGGAACTGGTCCTTCAACATTATGCTGAttttaagtcaagagccacaaACCTGGGCTTGACAGTACATAAGGGAAAGCTGCAGATCTTCTGCAACATTGAATGGCCCGCCTTTGAGTGCGGGTGGCCCCGAGGAGGTACCTGGCAGAGCAGTGTCATCTCTGCCGTTTGGGGACATGTCCTCCTTCCAGGAGCGGAAGGGCATCCAGACCGGGTCCCCTACATTTTGACCTGGCAGGACTTGGCCTCAGATCCTCCACCCTGGTTGAGACCTTACACGGAGGCCGTCCACATCCTCGCAGCTTCACTAGACAATAGAACTAAGCCCAGGGACTCCTCTGAGAAGCCTAAGGAGCCCCTTCAGCCTCCAGTCCTTCCTCCGCCCAAGGAACCCCTCTCTGACCCTCCTCTACTGCCCCCTCCTTATGCTCCTCAGTTataccctcttcttcctcttgatGGGAACGAGGCAGTGGCAGCACAGGGAGTTGATTTACCCAGCCCTCCTCCAGCTCATCGCACCCGAGGCCGGGCACCCTTAATGCAGCCACTGACTGCCTAACGATCCCGCGGAAGCCCCCTCCTCTCCCACCATCCTACCAGTCCGAACGGTCGGGCCCATGGTGGCTGGGagtccccttgttttccaatattGGTCTTTTACTTCCTCTGACCTGTATAATTGAAAACATCAAAATCCCCCTTTCTCTGAGCAGCCCCAGAAGCTAATAGACCTGGTCAAGTCTATTTTCCTCACGCATAGCCCCACTTGGGATGATTGTCAGCAGTTACTCCACACTCTCTTCACCGGTGAGGAGCGTGATCGGATCATTGTTGAAGGCAGAAAGTTGGTTCTTGGGGACGATAGGAGACCCACCACTGACCCTGCATACCTTGCCACAGTGTTCCCCACCGAACAGCCGGATTGGAACTACACCAATGATCAAGGTAGGGAGCGTCTTCAGTCCTACCACCAGACTCCTCGCTGAGCTTCGGGCAGTGGCCCGCAAGCCCACTAATTTGGCTAAAATTAATTCTGTTAGGCAGGGCCCCGAAGAGACCCCCACCGCATTTCTGGAGTGGCTGCAGGAAGCTTTCCGCATTTATTCCCCGGTAGACCCAACAGCGCCCAATAGCCAGATAGCTGTTCTTCTTGCTTTTGTTAATCAATTGGCCCCTGACATTGGCCTCCAGAGAGCTGACGCATTTATGGCCCAATCTCTGACTGAATTACTTAAAGTGGCAGAAAAAGTTTTTAACTCTCGCGAAACCCCTGAggacacattagagcagcaagaggtagaaagagaaataccatttaaaattaccctagacaatataaaatacttaggaatctatctaccaaaacaaacacagcaattatatgaaaacaactacaaaacactttccaaacaaagaaaactagatctaaacaattggaaaaccattgattgctcatgggtaggatgagctatgTTATGAGGATAAAGAGGAAAGGTGtatggtaaaaggggattttgaaaggaggttatcaggAATTTGCTAAGTATGAAATCTAGGTtgcaggtaggctggaataaggagttTCAGGCAAATACAacagggcttatagaccaggactcagagTTAAACACAGgatgagggaaatagactagactgaaattaacaatcaggcttagttaatttcacaggaagggacttgttttgaagtaacaccttccttcaagatggataccctggcttcccttcaagcccagggtatgttggttctttccctcttttccttttcttaataacTGACAAATTATAATAATAGGTCTgttaaacacaaaagggtttattatctttaaaggatgatgtGTCAGGAAAATGGatcaaaggaagccctaacagtggtctcaggaacctcaggtgggggaagggagataaaaatgaagtctgagtaaggacctgccttaacccAAGCTTATaaggtgctcttgatatctaaagggaataaataatgGCTGACTAGTTTCCTTATATCTAATGCTGTCAATTATAGTTACCCTAcatagatttgaactcctctctaattactctccttattaactccacagacatataaggtaagggagggaaaggtaggaaatgatatagggaaggaagatattcTCTGAGAATAGTATCAATGGGGGCATGAGATTTCTCTTAAGCAAAAAGTCTCCTTCACCATCATCCCCAGAAAAGAGGGTGCCTTGCCTCTTGCTTATAAAGGGAGTTGTGTCCTGTTTCTCTTTAGCCTGACAGTTTAACCTTAGGATGCCCCAGTCCCCATTAGTTGATATTTTCAGGGACAAGGTGGGCTTGGACACCTCAAATCCTCCATTATTACATCATCAGAGGGGTGGGACTTCTGTTCAGACTCAGAAATCAGATGACAAATGACAAGCATTAGGATTTCAGAGAAAAAGTCTTTATCATTGAAATATTCTTTGCACAGTATGAAATTTGGGGTATTTAATGAAGGCTCCCTTGTGGTACAATATATAAAGGCTGGGCTACAGCAAAAAGCCTTTCCTAGTTTTCTAAACAATAGTGATCACCCTTCTCCTGAAGAAAACATATACAACTTGAGCACATTCATCAGGTTTTTCTGCACTATGAATCCTCTGATACAAAGGAAGAGATTATCTCTGGCTGAAAGCCTTACCATAGGGAATCCATCTGGAATTGGTCTGTTCAGAAGACATTATCTCATAATGAATAAGCTCTGGACTCTCCATTTCAaagtctttcttcatttttgagaAGAATAAGATTTCAATCAAATAACCTGATTGTTGCCTGAAGGCCTTACCACATTGATCATATTCCTACAgtttctctctagtgtggatTCTCTTATGTTAAATAAGTTAAAGTGACAATTATAAGATCAGCATCACTCATGAGGTTTCTCTCCAATGGGATTTTCTGAAATGAAGCAATTATGGAACTTCATGTGAAAGTCTCTGTGAATTGATGGCATGTATAATGATTCTCTCCAATATGAATGCTCTGATGCCTAGAAAGATGATACACTATGAAAAATGCCTTTCCAaattgtgtacattcataaggtttttttcCAGCTTAggttctctgatgtacagcaagactgaTCTCAGTGTGAAAGCCTTTCctcattgtttacattcataaagtttctcaccagtgtggattctcacATGTTCAGTAAGAGAGCCCCAGtctatgaaagcctttccacattatgaatattcataaggtttctctccagtgtgaattctctgatctTTACAAAGATCAGACCTACACCTAAAAGACTTTCCACATTGtctacattcataaggtttttctccagggTGGATTCTCTGATATGTACCAAGAGAACCCATCCCAGTGTgaaggcctttccacattgtttacattcataaggtttttctccagtgtggattacCTGCAGCAAGTTGGTCCTCCTAGTGAAAACCTTTCCACATCATGTACACTCACAAGTTTTCTTTCTAGTGTAGGTTCTCTAATGTATAGCAAGATTGATCTCAGTGTGAAAAAGCCTTTCctcactgtttacattcataaagtttctcaccagtgtggattctcacATGTTCAGTAGGAGAGACCAAGTGcatgaaagcttttccacattatgaacattcataaagtttctctccagtgtgaattatCTGATGTTTACGAAGATCAGACAGATatctaaaagtctttccacactgtctACATTCATAAGGCatttctccagtgtgaattctctgatgtacagtaagatTACTCCTCTGTGTGAAACACTTTCCACAATGtatacattcataaggtttctctccagtatggattacCTGATGTGCAGCAAGTTGGGAACTCTgaatgaaagcctttccacattctgtacattcataaggtttctctccagtatggattctcaaAATATGTAAACGAAGAGAGCCCTTccctgtgaaagcctttccacactgtgtacattcataaggtttctctccagtgtggattctcaaATGTAATAGAAGAGAGGCCTTccctgtgaaagcctttccacattgtgtacattcataaggtttctctccagtgtggactcTGTGATGTGCAGCAAGACGGCTCCTCCGTggaaaagcctttccacactgtttgcattcataaggtttctctccagtatggattcttaGATGTCTGGCAAGATGGCCCTTCCGAGTGAAAGCCTGTCCACagtgtgtacattcataaggtttctctccagtgtggattctctcatgTCTGTTAAGATTGCCCCTCAttgtaaaagtctttccacagtgtttacattcataaggtttctctccagagtggattatTTGATGAGAACGAAGCTCAGAGTTTGGACTGAAAGGTCTCCCAACATTATTATTCACAGAAAGCATCTCTATACGTTTACTTTTTCGATGTTTAATGAGGTCTAAACTCCGGTCCAAGGTCATTCCCCCTAGCTTACCTAGATACATGAGCATTTCAGGAGGTTTCTCTTGCAACCGTATAAATCCTCCTTCTTCAGGAAAGCATGTGCTGAATTCACTATCCTGAGAACAGTCATTTCCTATGGTCGATTTCATATACTGATTTAGGCCTGAATATCGTCTGAATTTCTCTGCAGTTTCATCAAATTCATAGTCACTCATTGGAATTTTATTTACCTTAATATCAGAttcacagatttctctcaaaataAAGTCACAAGGACCCTCAATCTTGCATCTCTGGGGGCCAGATCCTTCCACGAAAAGGCTCAGGTTGGTACACATCTCCTTCACTTCAAAATTAGTCTCTGCCTCTGAAGGAAACAAAGTATGatataaacaaagaaggaaggagggggcgcgcacacacacataaatataagttctttcctctgatggcagaaaataaatggatttttattccattttcccaAGCCAAAAGGAATTTCAAACTTAAACAAGCAAAAGCTGTCCTTGGATACATCACTTGTTCATAACTTCAAGAtggatgatattagaaatattttcacaTACAAAAACAATGAAGCTTCTTAAAAGACCTCTGACACAATTTTACTTTCAGTTCTCATTCATCACCAGAAATAGTCTTTCtgcttacctttcaagttgttttccttaGGAGGACCACCTTACTCTGacccttattcattctttgaCTGGAATTTACAAGCCCTTAAGGTTACTTTGATATTCTCAGGCTGATTTGAggagcattaagggctagacaatggagtgacttgcccatggtcatacagctaggaagtgtctgaggccaaatttgaaccaaagatgttccatctctaggcctggttctcaatccactgagtaagTCAGCTGCCCCCCTACCAATAAAtacttctgttttattttttaatttttatttatttattcttaataaatttatttagatttttttccatggtaacaGGATTCATGATCTTTCTCACCCTTCTTTTATCTCCTCTCCCCTGCCCCTAGCTGATAAATAATTcctttgggttatacatgtatcattgttcaaaacccatttcccttTTATTCATCTTTGCATCAGAGtactcttttaaaaccaaaaccccaaacatatTCCCATAGAACTATgcgatcaatcatgtttttcttctttgtttctactcccacagttctttctgtggatgtggaGAGTTTTCTTTCTGGTAAGTCCTTcgggattgtcctgaatcattgcattgctaatagtagcaaagtccattacattcgatcaTTCCAgaatgtttcactttcagtgtacaatggtctccttctttccctctgcataaattcctggaggtctttccagtttacatagaattcctccagttcatcaccTTTTcagtacaacagtattccatcaccatcacataaccacaacttgttcagccatttcccatttgaagGACACCCCTTTAATTTCCAAAAAATGCACAggatgtattcttttaaagccctttaggcataatttgaaattgctttctaaaatggttaGAACAAGTCACAACTAAACAGCAATGCATTAgcgccccaattttgccacatccccttcaacattcattattttcttttgctgccatattagaCATAttagtggtacctcagagttatttttatttgcattttctctaatcaggagggattagGACATATTTTCATGTGATAATTGatggttttagtttcttcatttgaaaacttcaTAACCCTTCATATTCCTCCATTTGAAAAATCCATATCCCTTAACTATTTGTCAATTGCGGATTggattgattttttgtaaattttgtaaatttgacttagttccttatatatttgggaaattaaacctttgtcaaatgagttttgttataaaattttttcccaactttgttgctttccttctacttttggttacattggttttttttgtacaaaacctttttaatttaagataatcaaaatcattcaacaTTTTGTAATGTACTtattctatctcttgcttggtcttatattccttcctttcccacagatctgacagatatactattctatgttcacttaatttatttgtgatttctctctatatttaagtcatttacccattttgaatttatcttggtataggatgtgagatattaatctagacctaatttttgccacacggttttccaattttcctaacaatttttgTCAGAGTGAGTTCTccaaaaagctgggatctttccGGTTATCAAACACTATTttcctgaggtcatttactcctagccTATTCCATTAATCTACCCTACTGTTTCTTAGCCAGgatcatattattttgatgatcactagtttatagtatagtttaagatctagtactgctaggccaccatccttcacatttttaacaattatttctcttgatatttatcttttgttcttccacatgagctttgttacagttttttctagttctataaaaaattttcttgggattttcataggtatggcactaaataagtaaattaatttgggtaagactgtcctttttattatatcagcCCATCCTACCCATTAACAAACTATTTTATCTATCCAactatttagatctagttttaatactgtgaaaagtgttttgtatttgtgttcatattattcctgtgtttgtcttggcagagattcctaaatattttatgttgtctagagcagtgatggaaagagggagccaaaggaaagtatatgctcatctgtcagtcagtttctaaggcaatttcattgtattgtctcctactcattgtattcatcggATTAGGAATACTGTGGCAGGCTGGAAATAACATTTCAGGGGTCTGCATCTGGCCCCCaagctatagtttgcccatcaggtCTAGAGAGATTTTAAAcagtttctctttctagcttgCTGCTGTgttttcttggaaatatatagaaatactgatgatttgtgtttattttgtactctgcaaagtttgctaaagttgtcaattatttcactagttttttagttgattttctaggattctttaagcataccatcacatcatctgcaaagaatgatagttttgattaatatttcttaataagACATTCTTTCTAAAGACCAGACCAATCCCAAACAGGAAGGGGCTGCTTTGGCATGTAGAGAGTTCCCTTCCATGTCCATCTTCAAGGAAAAGCTGCCTGGGTATTAACAGACTTTGCACACAAAATTCAGGTCTAATTAGAGGCTGgacaagatgacttctgagaATAGCTTCAGAAATGGAAATCTGTAACACTCTTTTAAGTTTTCACCTGAAGCCACCTAAAACACAAGAGGAGCAAGAAAGCAAAGAACCAGCTTCCCATCACAGAATTCAAAGACCTTTTTAATGGAAAACACACAGGATGAAAACCTTATGCAGAGATCaacacttttgctttttttaatcattggCAAAGGCATAAAGTCCTGCACATTTGGCATGGAATGAAGACATTCCCTTAATGGCAGATTCAGAGTTAACAGAGGAAATGGTCCTTACCCACAAAGAGtagattctgcacattctccagcatgacctccTTGTATAGCTCTTTCTGAGAATGATCCAACAGGCACCACTCGTCATGAGtaaagtccacagccacatccttgaatgttattGATCCCTATAGCAGAAAAGGTCAAATTTTAGAGCTGAATCTTCCGAATTTAACCAGTCTAATCCTCATCAACCAAGAGCAGAAAACTAAAGCACAAGGGATTTACCCCAAACTCCTAACCTCGAAGAGTGTCGGAGCCAGCACTTATTCAGAGCCAATGGAATACTGACAAAGGTGTCTGAAGTGAGAATTATGTTGGAAGAGTAAAAACTATAAGTGTCTTATTCTGAAATGCTTTTCCTTATGGAATTAGGGAGAGGATGTGTGCTCTGTGAGGGAGGTCGGAGATTctgtggagaagagagaaggtgatCTAAAATTCCTCCTCATTACAAGTGTCAGAATTGATCTGGTAAgaacatttttatgaattttgtgAGAAAGTAGCAAGTACTGCTTATTCTTGAGGGGAAATATTGTCAGTGATTAATgaggagaaaacaagaaaaactgtCTATTTAATTTCCTAAAAGGATGAAATATTATCTAGATGAAAGCATGAAGAGGATGCCATAGAGTTATACAGGATCAGACTCAGATTCTAGCTAACTGAAGAAGAGCAGACTTGTCTTATGTTCAGAGTTTGGCAAAAACATTATGCCTTAGTCAAAACATCCTGTCTTTGCTTTATGATAAATGTCATTTGTTACTGGAacatattcagtcattttatatttagCTATACAGAAAGAAGAGTAACTATAACGAGGAAAGAAGGGGCTGTTCACCTTTTAAAGAATATAACATTTGATTAACTGGGGTTGGGGATTGAGCTCATTCTCCAGAAAGACATTGACAGTGTAATTAATGCCTAGAATTCTCAAGAGgcagaatttcttcttttttaattaatttgttaatcaACTGGTCATTTAATGGGGTCAGTCGACCCTCTCCAcaatataaaagaacaaaaacattaTTTCTCATATATCTATTACCTGGAATGCCACTGCCACCAGAATCAGCACTTTTCAGTCTAGACTCCTACCAAGCATCTACAACACCCCAGGTCTTGGTATGCCACCTGGGCAGCCACCTACAAGGCTGGTCACCCTGAGAGCTCCCTCCttactttccttccctcttcctcattccCTTTCATACTCTAAGAGACACTGGAGTCTTGTTCCTCACATGAGACTCCATCTCCTGACCGTCATTTTTCTGGCCTCCTCTGCCTCTTCCCCCAGCCTTCACTGCTGTCCCTACTAGTCTCTGCCTCCTGAATTCACTGAATTCTATCAGGTCTggaataaaaatctcattttctttgtcaattctgggaggggtggggggtggggtggggaagaagggagggagacaacatgaatcatataaatttggaaaatttatgtaaaaatttgtcattaaaatataataaaactaaaactaaaatctAGTCTTCTGCAAGAAGCATTTATGGATCCATCTTCTTCCTTCGATTTCCtccaatttatcttatatatattaAAGGGAAAATtgtattatttcctttatattattaatCATGAAACAAGTGATCGCATATAATCCTTTAGACAAGTAACTGAAATTACAATTTTTAAGATTTAGACCCAATTATCCCACTAATTGTGTATGAGATTTCAATTATAATTGGAGAATACTGGgagcacctgggtagctcagtagattgagtgccagacctagagactggaggccctaggttcatatctggcctcaaacatgttccagctatgtgaccctgggcaagtcacttgacctctactgcccagcccttaccactcttctgccttggagccaatacatagtattgactccaagagggaaggtgaaggctttttaaaacaattaattaatcaattcattaactaatgaaataatgaatgaatgaatgaatgaatgaatgaatgaatgaatacgcAAACAAATaggagaataaatgaatgaatgaatgaatgaatgaatgaatgaataagtggaGGATATTGGCCACAGTATTGGAAGGGAAAGATTGGTGTTTTAGAATATTACAACAATTAATGATATTGAAGACTTCTGTGGGAAGAATAAAAGCTTTAGGTCCCTCTAGTTATCTAGGGAAGCTGAAACCCCTGCAGAAGGAGCTGAGT
Protein-coding regions in this window:
- the LOC123239049 gene encoding zinc finger protein 239-like, with product MTLDRSLDLIKHRKSKRIEMLSVNNNVGRPFSPNSELRSHQIIHSGEKPYECKHCGKTFTMRGNLNRHERIHTGEKPYECTHCGQAFTRKGHLARHLRIHTGEKPYECKQCGKAFPRRSRLAAHHRVHTGEKPYECTQCGKAFTGKASLLLHLRIHTGEKPYECTQCGKAFTGKGSLRLHILRIHTGEKPYECTECGKAFIQSSQLAAHQVIHTGEKPYECIHCGKCFTQRSNLTVHQRIHTGEMPYECRQCGKTFRYLSDLRKHQIIHTGEKL